The nucleotide sequence ACCAATGCCCATTGTCTGTAACATTTCCACCATCTCGGGTGGCAGGTGAGCTGGCTCTTTGCCGAAAAGCTTGCAGGCTAGCAGAACCTGAACCACCTCCTCGATGGCCATGGTGCGGTTCGCTGCCTGGCGCAGCGTCCAGCCAACAGTCAGCAAGCCATGACATTGCATCAAAACCGCCGGGCTATGCTGCAGTGCCGCGACTACCGCCTCGCATAACTCCGTTGAGCCTGATACGTAGTAAGGTATGACCTGTGTATTGATAAATGGAACCGCGTCTACTGTGATGGGTGGAATGCTGCCGTTTATCAGTCCCAATGCCGTGCATAATCTAGCGTGGCTGTGGATAACCGCTTCGATCTCCTGGTAGGCGGCATAGACAGCCAGATGCACCCTGGTCTCGACCGAAGGGCGCTGACGACGCTCGTAGGGTCGGCCTTTGCTATTCACCTTCACCATGTCTTCGGGTTTGAGGCCACCCTTGTAGAGCATGGTGGGCGTGATGAGGAAGGCATCTTCTTCATCGGGGATACGCACCGAAATGTTGCCGCCAGTGGGCGTAATCATCCCCATAGCAAACAGCTCATCAACAACACTGACAATTTCCTGACGCAATTCCTGCTCTGTTGCCATCTCTTTAACCCCTTCGTTAGCTCAGATGCTAAAGCGCACGTGCCTGCTCAAATAGCCTAGTCCATTTACGATATAACGCACGGTAAGCACGCGCGTTCTCGACATTTGGCTCCACCAGCGCTTCCTGGTGCACCATAGCTGCACTGGCTGAAGGTAAATCGTGGTATAGCCCCGCTCCCACGGCAGCACAGATTGCCGCACCAAGACTGCTAGCTTCGTGCACTCGCGGTACCTGCACCGGGTGTTGGCAAACATCCGCGACAATCTGCGCAAAGAGGCCCGAATGGGCCAGACCACCGCACAAATTCAAGCAGCTCAGCTTCTGTCCACTGATCGCCTCTAGTTGCTCAACATTGCCGCGTACTGCATAGGCGATGTTTTCCAGGATAGCTCGGCCAAAAGCTCCGCGCGTTGGCGGATGCTCTGTGCCTCCTAGAAATGGGAAGACAAAAACGGATTTGGGTGGGAAAGCCAGTTCGCGGAAGTCAGCAATCTGTGGGCCTATCACGGCCAATACTTCTCCCGGCTGGGCTTGCTGCATTTCGTTCTCTAGTCTGTAATAATCAGCCCTGCCAACGCCGACAAAGGTCTGGCAAAACCAACGATAAGCGCTACCAGCCAGCCCAGCATTGCTCTCCAAAACCCAACGACCTGGGATGACATAGGCTCCCAAATGCAAGCGGTGCAGTTCGTCGAAAACGGGCCGCGAAAGAACCATTTGCACTGGCATCGTCGTTCCCGCGATAACCGTGGTTGCGCCTTCCTCCCAAGCAGCACAACCCAAGCAGGCAGCTTGCGAATCTCCGGCCCCAGCAGCAACAGGGATGCCCTTTGGCAAGCCTAATGCCTCTGCTGCTTGTGCGGTCAATGCGCCTACGGTTTCCCCAGGCTGATGACAAGGGGGATAGAGTTGCTCGGAGTAACCTAAACAATGAGCCAATTCAGAGGACCAGGTGCATTGCACAACATCGAAAAGCATGGAGGAACTGGCATTCGTCGGCTCTGTACACATTTGACCACTGAGGCGATAGATCAGCCAATCACTGATCATCAAGACCCGTGCGACCCGCTCGTAGACCTCAGGACGATGAATCCGAAACCACCATAAGCGTTCTGCGGCGCCTAGACCCAATGGCCAGCGTCCGGCGATGCGGTAAACTATCTCGCCGAATTGGTTGGCAATATCTTCGGCATGCAGGACACCGCGTGCATCGCGATTGGTACTGCAGTGGAGTTCGCGACCTCCTGCGTCCAGAAAGACAACCCCATCGCGCTGACTAGTAGCACTGATGCCAAGCACATCCTGAGGGTGGATGCTGGCCTGAGACATGGCTTGCTTCGTGGTGCGACACAGGATAGCCCACATCTCTTGAGGATCGAATTCCGCTCCCAGGGGTTCATCTGCCGGAGTGC is from Chloroflexota bacterium and encodes:
- a CDS encoding class II aldolase/adducin family protein: MATEQELRQEIVSVVDELFAMGMITPTGGNISVRIPDEEDAFLITPTMLYKGGLKPEDMVKVNSKGRPYERRQRPSVETRVHLAVYAAYQEIEAVIHSHARLCTALGLINGSIPPITVDAVPFINTQVIPYYVSGSTELCEAVVAALQHSPAVLMQCHGLLTVGWTLRQAANRTMAIEEVVQVLLACKLFGKEPAHLPPEMVEMLQTMGIG